One genomic window of Motacilla alba alba isolate MOTALB_02 chromosome 1, Motacilla_alba_V1.0_pri, whole genome shotgun sequence includes the following:
- the GDAP2 gene encoding ganglioside-induced differentiation-associated protein 2, protein MDPLGAPSQFVDVDNLPGWSDAYEAKQLDCHQSPVEKAQVDVRSPFPYRKDINEKIILWKGDVALLNCTAIVNTSNETLTDKNPVSESIFMHAGPDLKDELQKLKGCRTGEAKLTKGFNLAARFIIHTVGPKYKSRYRTAAESSLYSCYRNVLQLAKEQAMCSVGFCVINTLKRCYPLEDATHIALRTVRRFLEVHGETLEKVVFAVSELEEATYQKLLPLYFPRSLEEEVQSLPYLPADIGNAEGEPVVPERQIRITEKPGVPDDASDEEGLEADLSFIGSHAFARMEGDVDKQRRLILQGQLSEAALQKQHQRNYNRWLCQARAEDLSDIASLKALYQTGVDNCGRTVMVVVGRNIPVTLIDMEKALLYFIHVMDHIAVKEYVLVYFHTLTNDYNQLDSNFLKKLYDVVDAKYKRNLKALYFVHPTFRSKVSAWFFTTFTVSGLKDKIHYVESLQQLFTAIPPEQIDLPPFVLEYDARENGPYYSSYPPSPDL, encoded by the exons ATGGATCCCTTGGGTGCTCCTTCCCAGTTTGTGGATGTTGATAATCTGCCAGGCTGGAGTGATGCCTATGAGGCCAAGCAGCTGGATTGTCACCAAAGTCCTGTTGAAAAAGCTCAAGTTGATGTTAGATCACCTTTTCCATACAGGAAAGAcatcaatgaaaaaataatcttgtg GAAAGGAGATGTCGCGTTACTGAACTGCACGGCCATTGTAAACACCAGCAATGAGACTCTCACGGATAAGAACCCGGTGTCTGAAAGTATATTCATGCATGCTGGGCCTGACCTGAAGGATGAGCTCCAGAAGCTCAAAG GCTGCAGGACAGGCGAGGCCAAGCTGACGAAAGGATTTAACCTGGCTGCACGTTTCATCATTCACACGGTGGGCCCCAAGTACAAGAGCCGGTACCGCACGGCGGCCGAGAGCTCCCTGTACAGCTGCTACCGCAACGTCCTGCAGCTCGCCAA GGAACAGGCAATGTGCTCCGTAGGATTTTGTGTCATTAATACTCTGAAAAGATGCTACCCCTTGGAGGATGCAACCCACATAGCACTGC GCACAGTTAGGAGGTTTCTGGAGGTTCATGGAGAGACTCTGGAGAAGGTGGTGTTTGCTGTCTCTGAACTTGAAGAG GCCACTTACCAGAAGTTGCTGCCTCTGTACTTTCCGAGATCGTTGGAAGAAGAGGTCCAATCCTTGCCTTACCTCCCTGCAGATATTGGCAATGCGGAAGGGGAGCCGGTAGTACCGGAGCGGCAGATCAGGATTACTGAAAAGCCAGGTGTTCCGGATG ATGCTTCAGATGAAGAGGGTCTGGAGGCAGATTTGTCTTTCATTGGGTCCCATGCTTTTGCCCGCATGGAGGGGGACGTTGATAAACAGAGGCGCCTCATCCTTCAGGGACAGTTGtcagaggcagcactgcagaaacagcACCAGAGGAA TTATAATCGCTGGCTGTGTCAGGCAAGAGCTGAAGACCTCTCTGACATTGCTTCTCTTAAAGCTTTGTACCAGACAG GTGTAGATAACTGTGGCCGCACTGTGATGGTGGTCGTTGGAAGGAATATCCCAGTAACATTGATAGACATGGAAAAG GCTCTTCTGTATTTCATCCATGTCATGGATCATATTGCAGTGAAGGAATATGTCCTGGTGTACTTTCATACGCTCACAAATGATTACAATCAACTAGACTCTAACTTCCTGAAGAAACTCTATGATGTTGTTGATGCCAA GTACAAGAGGAACTTGAAGGCATTGTATTTTGTCCACCCAACATTTCGTTCAAAG gtcTCAGCATGGTTTTTCACAACCTTTACAGTCTCAGGGCTAAAGGACAAAATCCACTATGTGGAAAGCCTTCAGCAGTTGTTCACAGCCATACCCCCAGAACAGATTGATCTTCCCCCTTTCGTCCTTGAGTACGACGCCAGG GAAAATGGGCCTTATTATTCCTCTTATCCTCCATCCCCTGACTTGTGA